In one window of bacterium DNA:
- a CDS encoding peptidylprolyl isomerase produces MKKTAFILIVLAALSGSAYLVYHFARSAPAPVPPPEPGDSLVAEVNGRTITAAVFGEKYKRFTVRFHAPVASTPSAVRELKMGFLNKLIETELLLQQAEMRGLTVSDEELDREIEQLKQDYPKDTLNEALDKIGVKLEEWRQDRAEKLLIDKLIQQEIDSVIHVSADDIQEHYEANREQFQQPLMVRARQIVVATEEEADSLRARIVRGEDFAELAKLHSLSPDAENGGDLGVFAKGQMPEEFDEAVFRYRVGSISKVVHSPYGYHLFKVEERIRPHTLAIEEVQDKIKATIFQKRQEIFFKEWLESLKSQARIVIFPENMEEIF; encoded by the coding sequence ATGAAAAAAACTGCCTTCATCCTGATCGTCCTCGCCGCCCTGAGCGGTTCCGCCTACCTGGTTTACCATTTCGCCCGGTCCGCCCCGGCACCTGTCCCGCCTCCTGAGCCCGGTGACAGCCTGGTCGCCGAGGTCAACGGCAGAACGATCACAGCCGCGGTCTTCGGGGAAAAGTACAAGCGTTTTACCGTCCGCTTCCACGCCCCGGTGGCCAGCACCCCCTCGGCAGTCCGGGAGCTCAAGATGGGGTTCCTCAACAAGCTCATCGAGACCGAGCTCCTGCTCCAGCAGGCCGAGATGCGCGGGCTGACCGTAAGTGACGAGGAACTAGACCGGGAGATCGAACAGCTCAAGCAGGATTATCCCAAGGATACCCTCAACGAGGCTCTCGACAAGATCGGCGTCAAGCTGGAGGAGTGGAGGCAGGACCGCGCGGAGAAGCTTCTCATCGACAAGCTCATCCAGCAGGAGATCGACAGCGTGATCCACGTCAGCGCGGATGATATCCAGGAACATTACGAGGCCAACCGGGAGCAGTTCCAGCAGCCGCTCATGGTCCGGGCCCGCCAGATCGTCGTCGCCACCGAAGAGGAGGCCGACAGCCTGAGAGCACGTATTGTCCGGGGTGAGGATTTCGCCGAACTGGCAAAATTGCACAGCCTCAGTCCCGACGCCGAAAACGGCGGAGACCTGGGAGTCTTCGCCAAGGGACAGATGCCTGAAGAGTTCGACGAAGCCGTTTTCCGGTACAGGGTCGGCAGTATCAGCAAAGTCGTCCACTCACCCTACGGCTATCACCTCTTCAAGGTGGAGGAACGCATCCGCCCTCACACCCTGGCCATCGAAGAGGTGCAGGATAAGATCAAGGCCACCATCTTCCAGAAGCGCCAGGAAATATTCTTCAAGGAGTGGCTCGAGTCCCTGAAAAGCCAGGCAAGGATCGTCATTTTTCCGGAAAACATGGAGGAGATCTTCTAG
- the mfd gene encoding transcription-repair coupling factor → MKAVSLTSLIEQPGSNRAVPVSGLTLPGAALLASRLASSRPLAIITPSAESAQAFTRDLSLFMGKAGPCTLPPSESLPYEQLTPDVDTAAARIAALASLRSGERTVVIPAEALSQPVPPPGALDRWVLTVREGASVDRDELTGRLAAMGYRREPVALHVGDVAVRGGIVDIFSPLSEKPMRIELWGEDIQSIRFFDPETQRSAGPAHDRSIFPVTEFLLGPEELKEAADRLSRQMAAAGVRAAERERTLSLFVERSGFPGASLYLPLAYGEAFYPLDHLHGETLIFLYEPREIRASLDRFSSLALKRHSPPFPEPGLVYQDPDRTYSEVTARPGISVSMFDLPGARSISCLPPLPDNLPASRPDRMVELIRLLEDKGGEDTVVLCIRSSSAAERLGSVIAEAGHLTRLAQGFPEAVRTPGTSLVIGTLSGGFHLPGEKLTIISDADIFGPARATRPSTVTFPEWELPIGSLIPGDVVVHIDHGIGRYEGLRQLEVAKTVDDFLQITYADGNSLYVPVWHMNRVQRYRSSSETPPPLSRLGSVSWNRSKDRIRRSLKLMADELLKVSAAREGQVGHPFRQPDSLFREFEASFPWAETPDQERSIAEVISDMTSPTPMDRLVCGDVGFGKTEVALRAAFLAAADGKQTALLVPTTVLAQQHFQTFSQRLKDFPVTVGLLSRFVTPARQKEVVESLAAGELDIVIGTHRLLSKDISFADLGLIIIDEEHRFGVRHKEKLKKFRQSVDILTLSATPIPRTLFQAFSGLRSLSLIHTPPADRKSVHTEVRYFDEDVIADAITKELDRGGQVYLVHNRIETIGAMRDMVRKLVPHARVGLAHGQMSERELEEVMVRFLDHEYDVLVTTAIIESGLDITNANTLIVNRADRFGLAQLYQLRGRVGRSPVRAYSHFFVPSENAIGSKAKQRLRSLRELTELGSGFRLASYDLEMRGAGNLLGEEQSGRVDAVGLELYSQLLEQAVREAAGQETLLQVQPNVTLPLPAYLPEDYLPEVGERLTLYKRLAGTPDLAALESLREETADRFGRFPPEVSGLFTRMEVEITARSMAIERIDSAGPYIIVVFHPEARISPDALVRMLSLDKRLTFAPPTTLKLDVSGFPSASDRITFMMDILRSL, encoded by the coding sequence ATGAAAGCTGTTTCCCTGACATCTCTTATTGAACAGCCTGGCAGTAACCGGGCGGTCCCGGTATCCGGGCTGACACTGCCGGGGGCGGCGCTTCTCGCCTCCCGGCTGGCATCGTCACGTCCCCTGGCCATTATCACTCCCTCCGCCGAATCGGCCCAGGCTTTTACACGGGACCTGTCCCTGTTCATGGGAAAAGCCGGGCCCTGCACCCTCCCCCCATCCGAGTCTCTGCCCTACGAGCAGCTGACCCCGGACGTCGACACGGCTGCCGCGAGGATCGCGGCCCTGGCGTCGTTAAGGTCCGGTGAGCGCACTGTCGTGATCCCGGCCGAGGCCCTGTCCCAGCCGGTCCCGCCGCCGGGGGCCCTTGATCGCTGGGTATTGACCGTCAGGGAAGGCGCATCGGTGGATCGGGACGAGCTCACGGGCAGGCTGGCCGCCATGGGCTACCGTCGGGAGCCTGTGGCCCTTCATGTCGGTGACGTGGCTGTCAGGGGCGGCATCGTGGACATCTTCTCACCCCTTTCGGAAAAGCCGATGCGCATCGAGCTGTGGGGCGAAGACATCCAGTCGATCCGTTTCTTCGACCCGGAGACTCAACGGTCGGCCGGACCTGCCCACGATCGCTCCATCTTTCCGGTCACCGAGTTCCTCCTCGGGCCGGAGGAGCTGAAAGAGGCCGCAGACCGTCTCAGCCGCCAGATGGCGGCTGCCGGAGTCCGGGCTGCCGAGAGGGAGCGCACTTTATCCCTGTTCGTGGAGCGTAGCGGGTTCCCGGGTGCGAGCCTCTACCTTCCCCTGGCTTACGGCGAAGCGTTTTACCCCCTGGATCACCTGCACGGGGAGACCCTGATTTTTCTCTACGAACCCCGGGAGATCAGGGCAAGCCTCGACAGGTTCTCGTCCCTCGCCCTCAAACGTCACAGTCCGCCCTTTCCGGAACCGGGCCTGGTCTACCAGGACCCGGACAGGACATACAGCGAGGTCACCGCGCGTCCGGGCATCAGCGTTTCCATGTTCGATCTCCCGGGCGCCCGTTCCATCTCGTGCCTGCCTCCCCTTCCCGACAACCTTCCCGCCTCCAGGCCGGACCGCATGGTGGAACTGATCCGTCTCCTCGAGGACAAGGGCGGGGAGGACACCGTGGTCCTGTGTATCCGTTCCTCTTCGGCAGCCGAGCGCCTCGGTTCGGTCATCGCCGAAGCGGGGCACCTGACCCGCCTGGCGCAGGGCTTTCCGGAGGCCGTCAGGACGCCAGGGACCTCCCTCGTCATCGGGACCCTTTCCGGGGGGTTTCACCTGCCCGGGGAAAAGCTCACCATCATCAGCGACGCCGACATCTTCGGGCCGGCAAGGGCAACCAGGCCATCCACGGTGACCTTCCCCGAGTGGGAACTGCCCATCGGCTCCCTCATCCCCGGAGACGTAGTCGTGCACATAGACCACGGCATCGGCCGCTACGAGGGGCTGCGGCAGCTCGAAGTGGCAAAGACCGTGGATGATTTTCTGCAGATCACATACGCGGACGGCAACTCCCTTTACGTTCCCGTCTGGCACATGAACCGGGTCCAGAGGTACCGGAGCAGCTCCGAGACCCCTCCCCCCCTGAGCAGGCTTGGTTCCGTGTCGTGGAACAGGTCCAAGGACCGGATCCGGCGATCCTTGAAGCTCATGGCCGACGAACTGCTCAAGGTGTCGGCAGCCAGGGAGGGGCAGGTCGGACATCCGTTCCGGCAGCCAGACAGCCTGTTCAGGGAGTTCGAGGCTTCCTTTCCCTGGGCCGAGACGCCCGACCAGGAACGTTCCATCGCGGAGGTGATATCCGATATGACCTCGCCGACACCCATGGACCGCCTCGTGTGCGGTGACGTCGGGTTCGGCAAAACGGAGGTTGCCCTGCGCGCCGCCTTCCTGGCGGCTGCGGACGGGAAACAGACCGCGCTCCTGGTCCCCACCACGGTCCTCGCGCAGCAGCACTTCCAGACCTTTTCCCAGCGCCTGAAGGATTTTCCCGTCACGGTGGGACTGCTCAGCCGTTTCGTAACCCCTGCCCGGCAGAAGGAGGTCGTCGAATCGCTGGCGGCCGGAGAGCTCGACATTGTCATCGGCACCCACAGGCTCCTGTCCAAGGACATCTCTTTCGCCGATCTCGGGTTGATCATCATCGACGAGGAGCACCGCTTCGGAGTCAGGCACAAGGAAAAGCTTAAAAAGTTCCGCCAGTCGGTGGACATCCTCACCCTTTCGGCCACACCCATCCCCCGCACCCTCTTCCAGGCTTTTTCGGGGCTGCGGAGCCTGTCCCTCATCCACACCCCTCCGGCGGACCGGAAATCGGTCCACACCGAGGTCCGGTATTTCGACGAGGATGTCATCGCGGACGCCATCACAAAAGAGCTCGACCGGGGCGGGCAGGTCTATCTGGTGCACAACCGGATCGAGACCATCGGCGCCATGAGGGACATGGTCAGGAAGCTGGTGCCGCACGCACGGGTCGGGCTCGCCCACGGGCAGATGAGCGAAAGGGAGCTCGAAGAGGTCATGGTCCGTTTCCTGGACCATGAATATGACGTCCTCGTAACGACCGCCATTATCGAATCGGGCCTCGACATCACCAACGCCAACACTCTCATCGTCAACAGGGCCGACCGGTTCGGCCTGGCCCAGCTTTACCAGCTCCGTGGCAGGGTCGGCCGTTCCCCCGTGAGAGCCTACTCCCATTTTTTTGTTCCGTCAGAGAACGCTATCGGCAGCAAGGCCAAGCAGCGGCTGCGAAGCCTCAGGGAGCTTACAGAGCTGGGATCGGGCTTCCGTCTGGCCTCCTACGATCTGGAGATGAGGGGAGCGGGGAACCTCCTTGGCGAGGAACAGTCCGGCAGGGTCGACGCCGTCGGGCTCGAGCTGTACTCCCAGCTCCTGGAACAGGCGGTCAGGGAAGCCGCGGGACAGGAGACCCTTCTCCAGGTCCAGCCCAACGTCACCTTACCCCTTCCGGCCTACCTTCCCGAGGATTACCTCCCGGAGGTGGGAGAGCGCCTGACTCTTTACAAGCGCCTCGCCGGGACCCCCGACCTGGCCGCGCTGGAGTCGCTGCGGGAGGAGACCGCCGACCGGTTCGGCAGGTTCCCCCCGGAGGTCAGCGGACTGTTCACGAGAATGGAGGTGGAGATCACCGCCCGGAGCATGGCCATCGAGCGCATCGACTCGGCCGGGCCGTATATCATAGTCGTTTTCCATCCGGAGGCCAGAATATCACCGGATGCCCTGGTCCGCATGCTGTCGTTGGACAAGAGACTGACCTTCGCGCCGCCCACGACCCTGAAACTGGACGTTTCCGGCTTTCCCTCGGCCAGTGACAGGATAACGTTCATGATGGATATCTTGCGGTCCCTGTAA
- the rfaE2 gene encoding D-glycero-beta-D-manno-heptose 1-phosphate adenylyltransferase, with protein MTIRPLLHTPDSIQAASARWRNEGLTIVFTNGCFDLIHPGHVRYLRDARQLGDLLVVGINTDGSVARIKGPGRPILDLGERSEVLLALRWVDAVVPFDDPTPLDLIERIRPHVLVKGGDWPVDKIVGREVVEAAGGKVLSLPFHEGASTSGIIDRIRSAE; from the coding sequence ATGACGATCCGGCCCCTCCTTCACACCCCCGACTCCATCCAGGCCGCCTCCGCTCGATGGCGGAACGAGGGACTGACCATCGTCTTCACCAACGGGTGTTTCGACCTGATCCACCCCGGTCACGTCCGTTACCTTCGCGACGCGCGGCAGCTGGGAGACCTCCTGGTTGTGGGGATCAACACCGACGGATCGGTAGCCCGCATCAAAGGGCCCGGCCGGCCCATCCTGGACCTGGGCGAGCGAAGCGAGGTCCTGCTGGCCCTGCGATGGGTCGACGCCGTGGTACCCTTCGACGATCCGACCCCCCTTGACCTCATCGAGAGGATCAGACCGCACGTCCTGGTCAAGGGAGGAGACTGGCCGGTGGACAAGATCGTGGGGCGGGAGGTCGTCGAGGCGGCCGGGGGCAAGGTCCTGAGCCTGCCCTTCCACGAGGGCGCATCGACTTCGGGGATCATCGACCGCATCCGCTCCGCCGAATGA
- a CDS encoding D-sedoheptulose 7-phosphate isomerase, protein MKRFEELIIQRGAEAADLIENFCTDRAKTVARIAETMIKSILSGGKILVIGNGGSAADAQHFAAELVNRFLMERRPLPALALTTNSSNLTSIANDYSFEQVFSKQVEALGREGDVLLALTTSGASANVLKALERANAQSMATVSLTGPDCSRLDPLCDICLTVPDRSTPRIQEVHHLVLHLVAEIMEIALFAHGS, encoded by the coding sequence ATGAAGCGATTCGAAGAACTCATTATCCAGCGGGGCGCCGAAGCCGCCGACCTCATCGAGAACTTCTGCACCGACAGGGCGAAGACAGTTGCCCGGATCGCGGAAACGATGATCAAGTCGATCCTGTCCGGGGGGAAGATTCTCGTCATCGGCAACGGGGGGAGCGCGGCCGACGCACAGCATTTCGCCGCCGAGCTCGTCAACCGTTTTCTCATGGAGCGCCGCCCCTTGCCCGCCCTGGCCCTCACCACCAACAGCTCCAACCTCACATCGATCGCCAACGACTACTCTTTCGAGCAGGTATTTTCAAAACAGGTCGAAGCCCTGGGCCGGGAGGGTGATGTCCTGCTTGCTCTCACCACCAGCGGCGCTTCAGCCAACGTACTCAAGGCCCTGGAACGGGCCAACGCCCAATCCATGGCGACCGTGAGTCTGACCGGGCCCGACTGCAGCCGGCTTGACCCGCTCTGCGACATCTGCCTCACCGTCCCGGACCGGTCCACACCCAGGATCCAGGAAGTTCACCACCTGGTCCTTCACCTGGTCGCCGAGATCATGGAGATCGCCCTTTTCGCCCATGGCAGCTGA
- a CDS encoding redox-sensing transcriptional repressor Rex, with product MVFKKVSRIKIPDATIRRLSLYDRCLEDFLRSGKKVVSSSDIARKCGTNPAQIRKDFAYFGEFGVRGVGYYVENLQFDIKKALGIDRDWNCALVGAGNLGFALLGTDSLAKRGFRISAIFERDPVLVEMGSFQGIPLYPLEEMQRVIHALAIRIGIIAVNPDSAARVAQMLTDAGVRGILNFTPTTIKISTGGILKNVDFAIDLEGLAFQLSNE from the coding sequence ATGGTTTTCAAAAAGGTCAGTCGCATCAAGATCCCGGATGCCACGATAAGGAGGCTGTCTCTTTACGACAGGTGCCTCGAGGACTTCCTGAGATCCGGCAAGAAGGTGGTCTCCTCCTCGGACATCGCCAGGAAATGCGGGACCAACCCTGCCCAGATACGCAAGGATTTCGCCTACTTCGGCGAATTCGGGGTCCGGGGTGTCGGGTACTATGTCGAGAACCTCCAGTTCGACATCAAGAAGGCCCTCGGCATCGACCGCGACTGGAACTGCGCCCTGGTGGGGGCCGGGAACCTCGGGTTCGCCCTCCTTGGTACAGATTCCCTGGCCAAACGGGGGTTCAGGATATCGGCCATTTTCGAGCGTGACCCTGTCCTGGTGGAGATGGGAAGCTTCCAGGGTATCCCCCTTTATCCTCTGGAAGAGATGCAGAGGGTCATCCACGCCCTGGCCATCAGGATCGGCATCATCGCCGTCAACCCTGACAGCGCCGCCAGGGTGGCCCAGATGCTCACCGACGCCGGCGTCCGGGGGATCCTCAACTTCACCCCGACCACCATCAAGATCTCGACGGGGGGCATCCTCAAGAACGTCGATTTCGCCATCGACCTAGAGGGACTCGCGTTCCAGTTGAGTAACGAATGA
- a CDS encoding NapC/NirT family cytochrome c: MKFLTRIFTVMRRLRFYEILLLAFVAVVLGALSVMEITNSAIFCGNTCHIMRPYYEDWKSSAHVNVPCVDCHLEPTDEQQFVPEFRALGQVASYLTRAYGEHSRAEVSDANCLTEECHSRRLLDGRVTFADNITFDHTPHLQRLRRGKILRCTTCHSRVAMGEHVTVVEDACFICHFKANGQEPATAKCTICHDPAGLDFSAGIREEPFEHGTYVDRGVPCRSCHQGVVGGDGRIRTCSCVECHGQSMEAALSEPVELLHRMHVTDHKVKCGTCHEPIRHTSHGDSSSAALGCSSCHESRHSGIWSMYSGTGATGVSPLPSPMHEARVGCNGCHTVPTPVDGNEREFSGTTMIAVEAACKGCHIPGYEKMIGTWKKEIETALTRDQDLLDRIRADLGKDRSPGDRRIIELADRNIRFVRFGVPVHNRDYALSILEKTIGDLERISDNSKKR, translated from the coding sequence ATGAAATTCCTCACCCGTATATTCACGGTAATGCGGAGGCTCCGGTTCTACGAGATCCTCCTCCTGGCGTTCGTCGCTGTCGTCCTCGGAGCGTTGAGCGTCATGGAGATCACCAATTCGGCGATCTTCTGCGGCAACACCTGCCATATCATGAGGCCTTATTACGAGGACTGGAAGAGCTCGGCGCACGTCAATGTCCCCTGCGTCGACTGCCACCTCGAACCAACGGACGAACAGCAGTTCGTCCCGGAGTTCCGCGCCCTTGGCCAGGTGGCGAGTTACCTGACCCGCGCCTACGGCGAACACTCCAGGGCCGAGGTCAGCGACGCCAACTGCCTGACGGAAGAGTGTCACTCCCGGAGGCTGCTCGACGGCCGGGTAACCTTCGCCGACAACATCACTTTCGATCACACTCCACACCTTCAGCGCCTGAGACGCGGCAAGATCCTGAGATGCACGACTTGCCACTCGCGGGTCGCCATGGGGGAACACGTCACTGTCGTTGAGGACGCATGTTTTATCTGCCACTTCAAGGCCAACGGCCAAGAGCCGGCCACGGCGAAGTGCACCATTTGCCATGACCCTGCCGGCCTCGATTTCTCCGCGGGGATACGGGAGGAGCCCTTCGAGCACGGGACCTACGTTGACCGGGGAGTGCCATGCCGGAGCTGCCATCAGGGGGTCGTCGGTGGTGACGGACGGATCAGGACCTGTTCGTGCGTCGAGTGTCACGGCCAATCCATGGAAGCGGCGCTGAGCGAACCTGTGGAGCTCCTTCACAGGATGCACGTCACCGACCACAAGGTAAAGTGCGGTACCTGTCACGAGCCCATCAGGCACACCAGCCACGGGGACTCTTCCAGTGCCGCCCTCGGCTGTTCTTCCTGCCACGAGAGCAGGCACAGCGGGATCTGGAGCATGTACAGCGGAACAGGGGCAACGGGGGTCTCTCCCCTGCCGTCACCCATGCACGAGGCCCGTGTCGGGTGCAACGGATGCCACACCGTTCCAACACCTGTTGACGGGAATGAGAGGGAGTTTTCGGGAACCACCATGATCGCCGTGGAGGCGGCCTGCAAAGGGTGTCACATCCCCGGCTACGAAAAGATGATCGGCACCTGGAAAAAAGAGATCGAAACCGCCCTCACCAGGGACCAGGACCTCCTGGACCGTATCCGGGCCGACCTTGGAAAGGATCGGTCCCCCGGTGACCGGCGGATCATCGAACTGGCCGACCGGAACATCCGGTTCGTCCGTTTCGGCGTGCCGGTCCACAACCGGGATTACGCTCTATCCATCCTCGAAAAGACCATCGGGGACCTGGAGAGGATATCAGACAACAGCAAAAAGAGGTGA
- a CDS encoding cytochrome c3 family protein codes for MKRISAKCRVQSAEKIPPRIVFVGILVLGILAFPLLANSGHEDSSCISCHANLDTENARPAERWESDIHRLAGLLCTDCHGGDPKRLERAMDPGKGFIGAPEGMDSVRLCGGCHSDSDRISSPVLPTGQLNQFLSGPHGKSILDGHGGPTCVTCHGAHGIVPVAVPSSPLFGTDSVKQCLGCHGAGDLARDSTAKSYLEGVHFNALEEGRNLNAPSCVDCHGAHRALTPGPVVSARICGRCHNRELAYYRQGPHGRSLLSVGQPACTDCHDHHRTQATGLEELVGRISDRCWSCHPTGSGPWEQGRAIDSSLTRAMSLLEELKQTSLELALGGIQTSRIDQYNREAYSWLVQVESALHSVDTQWEELTGMAKVKMMASLNLSRDHFLERRIRSFVFLLLGLLSAGIFLLLAVKLNFIEKELHRRHALGSPEARQREQERHGR; via the coding sequence ATGAAGAGAATCAGTGCAAAGTGCAGGGTGCAAAGTGCAGAGAAGATCCCACCAAGGATCGTTTTTGTGGGCATCCTCGTACTGGGGATCCTGGCTTTTCCCCTGTTGGCCAACTCCGGTCATGAAGACAGTTCCTGCATTTCGTGCCACGCAAACCTGGATACCGAAAACGCCAGGCCCGCAGAGCGTTGGGAGAGCGATATCCACCGGCTGGCCGGCCTGCTTTGCACCGACTGCCACGGTGGCGACCCAAAGCGCCTCGAGAGGGCCATGGACCCCGGGAAAGGGTTCATCGGCGCCCCGGAGGGCATGGACAGTGTGCGGCTGTGCGGAGGCTGTCACTCGGACAGCGACCGGATCTCCAGCCCGGTCCTGCCCACCGGCCAGCTGAACCAGTTCCTTTCGGGGCCTCACGGAAAAAGTATCCTGGACGGCCATGGTGGTCCTACCTGCGTCACCTGTCACGGCGCCCATGGGATCGTTCCTGTCGCCGTCCCCTCTTCACCCCTGTTTGGGACGGATTCCGTAAAGCAATGCCTGGGATGCCACGGCGCGGGAGACCTGGCCCGGGACTCCACGGCAAAAAGCTACCTCGAGGGGGTCCACTTCAACGCCCTGGAGGAGGGCCGCAACCTCAACGCCCCGTCCTGCGTCGACTGTCACGGCGCCCACCGGGCTCTGACACCGGGCCCCGTCGTCAGCGCCCGGATCTGCGGAAGGTGTCATAACCGGGAGCTGGCGTACTACCGACAGGGGCCTCACGGCCGTTCCCTCCTCAGCGTGGGACAGCCTGCCTGCACTGACTGCCACGACCATCACCGCACGCAGGCCACGGGGCTCGAGGAACTGGTGGGACGGATCTCGGACCGTTGCTGGAGCTGTCATCCGACGGGCAGCGGACCCTGGGAGCAGGGCAGGGCCATTGACAGCAGCCTCACTCGTGCCATGAGCCTCCTCGAGGAGCTGAAACAGACATCCCTGGAACTTGCGTTGGGCGGGATCCAGACGAGCCGGATCGACCAGTATAACAGGGAAGCCTACAGCTGGCTGGTCCAGGTTGAGTCGGCCCTCCATTCCGTGGACACACAGTGGGAAGAGTTGACAGGGATGGCCAAAGTGAAGATGATGGCCTCCTTGAACCTGTCCCGGGACCATTTCCTCGAAAGAAGGATAAGAAGCTTCGTTTTCCTTCTCCTTGGCCTGCTTTCGGCAGGGATCTTCCTCCTCCTCGCCGTGAAGCTGAACTTCATCGAGAAGGAGCTGCACCGGAGACACGCTCTGGGCAGCCCCGAGGCCAGGCAGCGAGAACAGGAGCGGCACGGCAGATGA
- a CDS encoding cytochrome b N-terminal domain-containing protein, with protein sequence MSGRDERQGQSLLRDLLDWIGIRGLIYGPLDRRLSLRQTIEKALGRPIPYIPWWGCFGGLAFALFIVQVLSGLLLMFFYVPADPDAHRSILYLSGPAPYGWLFRTVHYWAGTLMLAAIIVHSLRVFVTGAYQKPRDLNWVIGSALLLFTAGFFLTGSILPWTRSAYWSAVYWTDLVGTLPLAGNQIKLFLRGGEQVNGASLTRFYVFHVFILPAVTTVFMTAHFAIVRKLGISEPL encoded by the coding sequence GTGAGCGGCCGCGACGAACGGCAGGGTCAAAGCCTGCTGAGGGATCTCCTGGACTGGATCGGCATACGCGGGCTCATCTACGGTCCCCTCGACCGGCGGCTCTCCCTCAGGCAGACCATCGAGAAGGCCCTGGGCCGACCGATCCCGTACATCCCCTGGTGGGGATGTTTCGGGGGCCTCGCCTTTGCCCTGTTTATCGTCCAGGTGCTGTCGGGGCTTCTCCTGATGTTCTTCTACGTGCCGGCGGATCCTGATGCCCATCGCAGCATCCTCTACCTTTCCGGCCCTGCTCCTTACGGCTGGCTCTTCCGCACGGTCCACTACTGGGCCGGAACGTTGATGCTGGCTGCCATCATCGTCCACTCCCTGAGGGTCTTCGTTACCGGCGCCTACCAGAAGCCGAGGGACCTCAACTGGGTCATCGGTTCGGCACTGCTCCTGTTCACGGCCGGCTTTTTCCTCACCGGCAGCATCCTGCCGTGGACCCGATCCGCTTACTGGTCAGCGGTATACTGGACCGACCTCGTGGGCACCCTGCCCCTCGCGGGAAACCAGATCAAGCTGTTCCTCCGGGGAGGGGAGCAGGTCAACGGCGCCAGCCTCACAAGGTTCTACGTTTTTCATGTCTTCATCCTGCCGGCGGTGACCACCGTTTTCATGACGGCCCATTTCGCGATCGTGCGGAAGCTCGGCATATCGGAGCCGCTGTGA
- a CDS encoding Rieske 2Fe-2S domain-containing protein, with protein sequence MTSPARSTYRWTDYLLGLLILIAAGAVFYPTVRFLQPGQTPPVLSGTLIPAANLEEIPPGQALEIEYASTPWILVKKGHEIVALSGVCTYRGSELVWDAGRNVLVCSGHGCTFDRHGNVLWGLATRPLETLPVRIEGNRVHVAGRAM encoded by the coding sequence TTGACCTCCCCTGCCCGTTCCACCTACCGATGGACCGACTACCTCCTGGGGCTTCTGATCCTCATCGCCGCGGGTGCGGTCTTCTATCCCACGGTGAGGTTTCTTCAACCCGGACAGACCCCTCCTGTTCTTTCAGGAACCCTCATCCCCGCAGCAAACCTCGAGGAGATACCCCCGGGACAGGCCCTGGAAATCGAATACGCCTCCACACCCTGGATCCTTGTCAAGAAGGGCCACGAGATCGTGGCGCTGTCCGGAGTCTGTACCTACCGGGGCTCCGAGCTGGTGTGGGACGCGGGTCGGAATGTCCTGGTCTGCAGCGGCCATGGATGCACCTTTGACCGGCATGGAAACGTTCTGTGGGGCCTTGCCACGAGACCGCTTGAGACCCTCCCGGTCCGGATCGAGGGAAACCGCGTCCACGTGGCGGGGAGGGCAATGTGA